Proteins encoded together in one Lathyrus oleraceus cultivar Zhongwan6 chromosome 5, CAAS_Psat_ZW6_1.0, whole genome shotgun sequence window:
- the LOC127080230 gene encoding uncharacterized protein LOC127080230, with protein sequence MVNRNQNADDIILQVRHDDVAADNNLAAVVERIMVRNGVNFGLRRPNYTSPLAEYVLQTDAPLRTKIPKFTKFAGDTTESTVEHVVRYLIEAGDMSNNESLRMKFFPSSLTKNAFTWFTTFPQNSIHSWNQLERMFHEQFYMGKTKISLKELASVRRKFTEPIYDYLNRF encoded by the coding sequence ATGGTAAATAGGAATCAAAATGCTGATGATATCATACTGCAAGTTCGACATGATGATGTGGCAGCAGATAATAACCTAGCAGCTGTAGTCGAAAGAATTATGGTTCGAAATGGGGTAAATTTTGGCCTTAGAAGACCAAATTATACGTCGCCTTTAGCAGAATATGTCCTACAAACCGATGCACCCCTGAGGAccaaaatccccaaattcaccAAGTTTGCTGGGGATACTACTGAGTCTACTGTCGAACACGTGGTGAGATATTTAATCGAAGCTGGAGATATGTCAAATAACGAGAGTCTTAGGATGAAATTTTTTCCAAGTTCTCTTACAAAGAATGCTTTCACATGGTTCACAACTTTTCCCCAAAATTCGATCCACTCATGGAACCAACTAGAAAGAATGTTCCATGAACAGTTCTACATGGGGAAAACGAAGATAAGTTTGAAAGAGTTGGCTAGTGTCAGACGAAAATTCACTGAGCCAATTTATGACTACCTGAATAGATTTTGA